The following nucleotide sequence is from Euleptes europaea isolate rEulEur1 chromosome 3, rEulEur1.hap1, whole genome shotgun sequence.
ACTTCTTTTGctatctagtcacagctgacttatggtgaccccatagggttttcaaggcaagagatgttcgaagGTGGTTTACCTGCCTCCTCATCTAtaatactgatttttaaaatatagtaGGAACATTTCATACATTACTTTGTTCCTGATAGATATTAACAGTACACTTTTCCAAATTATCAATTTTAGtgatctttctcctttttttttttaacctgaagcTCCTTCCAGTTTGTGATACCTGGGAGGATACAGTTTGGGCATATTTCAGGGTGATGGTGGACACTCTTGTTGAACAGGAAATTCGAACATCAGTGATGAACACAGAGGAGACAGAAGAACTCCCAAGAGAGTTTTTACAAACAAAGTAAGTCATTATTTGCTTAATCTGTATTCATAATGTAATATGAGTTTCCTGTTGTGCAGTGTCTAATTCTATTTTTTCATGTTTTTTCTTCACATTTTGAAGCTGGACTTTAGAAAAGGTTTTTGAAGAACTTCAAGCAACAGACAAAAAGGTAATTTTAAGATGGTGTCAAaagagaatttttattttttatttacattatttatagtccatcatTCTGTCTGGgacacaaggcagattacacagaataagTCAATACAGTCAAGAGACTGGGACATCCAAAAGACAATGCAATAACATTTGACTTGTAGAAATTTGGAAACCAACCAGAGgtgaagcacagcataagtattaacatgacacgttGAACGAAAgcaaaaaattacataataggaacATACTTAAAGCAAcagatggacagctgcattctgagGATTTTTCCTGGTCATAAGATCCTTTGATTGAGAGGGAGTTGGAATGGAATTCTAAGGATGGCAGATAGAAAACTGACAGTTGGGAACGGACAGAATTAGAGACAGCAGAGCAAGCTGCAAGCTGTCTgtagaggattctcctctggagtgagaggaacacactTTGGTTTAGAATCAGGAAGGATTCATAACCAGTTATAAAAGGGAATAGCTCTAGTGTTGAGAGGGTGATCCTTAAGCATTTAACAGGAAATAAAGAGTGATCCCAGGTCAGTTTAGAGAAGAAAGCTGGGAAATTGTGtatatgttcctaactcctccaacttaAGAACTACTGTTTGAAGAAACTTATGTTTATGAAACAAAGCAGTGACTGCCCAGAGCAATCAACCTCAGTACTCTGCTGTTCTCCCCTTGCTCCCTCCCCCtactttcttttcccttcccattcTTTTTCCTTACTCCTTGCTGGATCCTACTATACTGTTATTCCCTGGTTTGTGCTGTGATCTGGCCCTCATTGATGATAAATCCCTCTTTGAGATTAACCAAGCTGTATATAGGAAGGGGTCATCATTACGGGATTGTATTATTTAGGCACCTTTTAAATCGGTTGGTTTTTAAGATGTAGATTTATATtaatgtttatgtatttatattataTGTTTTAATACTGATAAATTGTACATTTTtatattgttagctgccctgagctgaGCTTGTGGTGGGAAAAGGCAGAATAAACGTTGAATAAAATaagaaattaaaattaataaGTGTCAACCCTTGTCTGTGAGCCATCTTAGATGCatcttgaattacaaaatatctctTGTATATAACCGGCATAAGTAcctcattcctgttgttctgtagCCACATTAATTTTATGACACTTTATTAACATCTTTTACATTCCCCTAAAAGGAGACAAATAAAGCCATTTTAAGTCTTACTTCCAAAAAGCCTCTAAtgagccaaatatttctgacttttATATAAATGAAGGTAGAGCATCAGTCATATCTGTGTTAAGGCATTTTTATCAAAAAGTACTTTGAAACTTTTCTccatgcttttaaaatattttgagtcTCTGGGTTAGTTTTGTCAATCTGTAATATTCCTTTAtgaatgagttggatccagactaaattttccactgacAGAACTATTTCAACAATTTGtaatggtttatttttgttgaaggtATAATTCAAGGTGGAGAACATAACAATTTTGGTAGTATGGATGTTACATAGATTGTCACAGAGAAAGTATAAGTTTCCTTGAGGGTACCAGTTGCACTTTCTGCCTACTGTTCATGCACACCTCTTACGCTTAAACAACATCCATCCAAATGGAATTTGTCACACTGTACAACATTTTTCATATACTAAATGTGTCTTGGCTATTAGTAGTTATGTATAATTACACAGTATGTCTTCACAAACAGTGTAAACTATTTTTCAGAGAGTTTTAGAAGAGAATCAAGAACATTACCATGTGATTCAAAAATTTGTTATCCTGGGAAATGTGGATGGTAAGTTTGCTGTGAGCCTGCTTTTTGTGTCTACTGCTTTTTTAGACTATCTCTGTGCTAGAAAGCATTCACACCTCTAGGGGACTTGTCACCCAGAAACAACATAGATCATACAATAAATCCAAATCAATGACAAGAGAGTGTAAATGATCCTTTCTGGTGGGTATTCTGTTGGTCATGTTACTTTGGTCCCTTGAGACATGACAGATTAGAAATCAATATCCACAAGTTATGGGCCTGCAAAAAGTAGAGCAGGGGGAGAAGTAATCATGTAAATGCTATTTTCCAAGAAGATATTAAGAGCTTGACCAGGCcaatctccctcccctttcccataaAGTGGCGTTAAAATGTTCACAGCATTCCTTCCTTCACGGCGCATGCTCAGTTCTttggaggagggttttttttaaaaaaaaaacttccaaatGTATGTTTATGCATACCTGTGGAGTACCTCCATGTATGTATAAACCTCTTGTTGCAAGTGTCCTGTTGATAGGCAGTCCGTCACCAAGTTTAGAAGCAACCTTGTTGACCCATACCATAATTAAATCCTGTATTTGAGTGATAGTGATCTAGCATGGCTCATGAATATAATAAAATGGTAATTTAAGGCTCAGTTTGGTGTCTCGTCAGCTGTGCTTGCAGATCTAGGATACTGTACCATTGTGTAGACCAGTGCTGCTacacatttaaacatttaaagcCTAACTGAGGCTTTTTTTCAGGTTTGATGGATGAATTTAACAGATGGCTATCCAAAGATAGAAATGTGCTCCCAGGACACCTGCTTCGGTTTATGACTCACCTCATCTTATTTTTCCGCACAATGGGACTACAAACCAAAGTAAGCTCTTCTTATCAACACTTGTGACTTAAGAAAAATGTCTTCTTTGGCTTTAAGGGTGAATGTTCAGATACCTGTCATTGTGGGTTATAGGCACCCAAAGCATATGTAAAATCTCTAACACTGAGgcctattttgtttatttataaatattaaaactataagattattaaatattaaattaaaatattataattacAAATCCTGCCAGTTTAGTATTCCTTACATATATAACTAGATACACTCTAACAATATCTTTCTTTCGAAACCTGAAGAGTCATACACAGGAAGAGAGGTAATGACCAGGATGGGCTGGCCATTTAAATTACATGGAAAGTTCCCACTAGGCTGTTGCCCTGGATGGTTGTCAGCAGCCAAGAACAAACAGAGCCCAGCCCCAGTAGCTCTGCTTATAATTACTAAGGGGGGGAGGACACCACCCTCAGCCTGGCTTGCTATAGGGCTATTTTGATTTCCCAGTCCATGCCTGAATAATGGCATTGATCAGTCTTATAAGTGGTGGAACCGCCAACTTGAAATGAAGGCATACCAAGGTTCTGTCACTAGCTGACctttcacacacacccaaagCCTGGCAACCTTCATTATCCGATATCTTAGTTGTCTGTCTGAAATGAGGAATGTTAATGTAACAAATTATATTTATACTTTTTGCCAAGATTGATTGCAAAATTCTTATTTCCAAAGCAAAGAAGTTAATGTAAGATAATTGATGACCAGAGATTTCATTAAATAAATTTTTGACTTTTTAAGAATAGTTGGCATTGTGATGCAGGCATAAACAATGCTCAGCTATAATCCTTTGGAGTTGGTGATGAATGTTAGAAAAGTGGTCTTTGTGAGCAGTTTTCTTATTATATAGGGAAAGAGCAAAATGGCAGAAATgattttagtgtattttattAACCCCAGTATCTGTTTTCCTCATTAAGGAAGAAGTTGCAGTTAATGTTTTGAAAACTTATATTCAGGTAAGTCTCTAGATTTGTTATATGGTTACATCTTATTTATTTgattagatatttatacctcacctttctccccaatggagagccaaagcaacttacatcatcaTTCTTCCCGtctccattttatcgtcacaacaaccaccctataAACTGGGTGAGGCTGAGCCTGCCCAAAGGTAATCCAgagagcttctatggcagactgaggatttgaacctgagtttccccaaTCCTAACCTGATGCTGCATCCATTATACTACACTAGTTTTCTGAAACATTGTCATGAATGAGATGGCCATAAACGATTAGCTGAAGACAAGTGTCTATTTTCACTACATTTTAGAATGGGAATAACCAGTAGTTGAATCTATTTTTTATAAGTTCAGGGTGTCATTAAAATATTATTGAAGGTGAAATGGCAATATCAGATTTCAAAAACATGCAAATTCTTTGCATATTTCATGTATGAAACATGGGATGCATGGGCTGAAACAGTAATGAGGCATACTTAATGTTAATTTGTTGaatatttttatgctgcagtGGTTAATATGTGAGAAGCACACGGATCTTATAGCATTTTATGTCAGCCACTTGCCTCAAGATGTAGGTATTGCTCAGTATGCTGTATTCTTGGAAGATGTCACTGAAACTGAACAACGCCACCACTGCCTGGAGCTAGCAAAGGAAGCCGGTAAGAAATATTGGGGATAATATATTGAGGAGGTAACATTCTGGTTTTTTAAGGTAACCCTTAATGCCGGTATTCTTAAATAGCTGGATCACAGTGAAAATGCTGTAACTAAAATAAAAACCAGCCCTTGCATGAGGAGAAAGGGCACCTCCAGTTGTACACATGTGAGTATGACTTCTGCTGACTTTCCTTTCCTGCTGATATCCTCTGTTCCAAAACCCAGGTTTTCATAGGTCTTCTACCTCTTAGGGCAGGAGCAAAGTGATGGATTTCCTGGGGGCTAGGCACTGCCTCATAGAATTGTCCCACCATCCCCCAATTATCAACATCGACCCATTTCCTACCTGCTTCACAGCCCCAGGTTCCCAGCGGGAAATAAAATACCGTTCAAGGAGGCAGAGCCTGGACCAGGATATAAAACCACCCAAGCCTAGATTGATAACTGAGGCAAACTGAAAGGCATTTGActgttttttaaagtgaaaaggtacaaagttgattttaaaaaatacataattgAGGTAAGTATTAGCACTTCACCAAGAGTTGTGGGGTGTTTAGTTTCAGGCAGTACTTTGCCAAAGGAAAACCTTTTTACAGGCAATTTAATAACATATAAATATAGCCCTTTGCTGCAACACACTAAGCCCAACAGTGCTTGCTGGCCTATTGTAACAATTCAGTTACTCAGACAGGGGAACTTAACCAAAGATGTTGTATTTCCTCCGACCCGTAATTCACATTCCAGTTAACGTAACTGTTCTCTCACTCACAGCCTCTTAACTCTCAGCCCTCGAAGCTTAACTCTCCAAACCTCACTTCTGACTAACCTtcccgttgtgtgtgtgtgtgtaaagtgccatcaagtcacagccgacttatggcgaccccttttttggggttttcatggcaagagactaacagaggtggtttgccagtgccttcctctgcacagcaaccctggtgttccttggtggtctcccatccaaatactaaccagggctgaccctgcttagcttctgagatctgacgagatcaggctagcctgggccatccaggtcagggcaaccttcaTGTAGAAACATGGGATCTAACCTTCCCGTTAGATCTTAGCTTTTCCCCGTACAGCTCCTACTGGCTGCTTCAGAGTACTGCTCCAATTGGCACCTTGGTCACTGGGATGCATTTCTTTGCTCTGTCACAAGCAGGAAGGAAAATAAAGTGGAATATGAGATGAGAGGATCGTATTCTGTGAGGGGAGCCTCCAGTTGTAGTTTGATTAATTCAAGCCATGATTTTGAAGTGTTGTATTTAATATGCAGTTGTAACATGATGTCTGATTTACATTGGACTGTCTTCTGTTAACACTTATCAATGGTATTAGATTTGTAAATTAGGCTGTGTTCACTTCTGCAGAAGTTCTATGAAATCTTCCATATTAATATTTTTGAACCCTGTGGTCTTGATAAACACGCTTGATTCTTTCATCTTCTGAGATGTGTATCTGAACACATTTGTTTTTCAAGGGAGTCCATGGTATTTCATCATAACTGACATTATACATTTTGCTTTAAATGCAGGTTTGGAAGttgcaacaataacaaaaactgTTGTAGAAAACATTTGCAAGAAAGATGCCAATGAATTCACTCACCATGATCTTGCCATTGACTCAGGCACCACAGAGGTGAGCAGTGCTGATATATGTTCTGGTTTGTAATGCAGGTGCTGCTGGATGGAAAACTTGAGGCACAAGATTTTTTCActgtatttcctccccccccccccaaatatagaTTCTGAAAGAGGGGGATTAATGCAGTCGCAGAAGAGAGACATCATTTTACTTTTAAATTACTTTGTGTCTCATCTTGTTGACTATAGTAGGGCCTAAATGCTGCTCATAAAATTGGTATGAAATCTGCATCACGTCACAGCAGTAGAGAATTATGCGAACGGTTGTGTTATAGTTAAGATCAGGATTCTGCTAACTTCAAGCAGCCATTCATATAGCCAAGTGTGTATTAACAGAGGGGGCTGCCTATTGTCTTCAGTTTCCTCCAGTTGACCTATGTTTTTCTTTGGCAATACTGCACAGACTAGTGACCCAGCCTCAGTGTATAAATGTATGTGTTAGAATGACTCAGCAAAATGCTAGGCACTCGAGCCAATCTATGTTCTTTCAACAAGCAATAACAGATGGTTGGTGGACAGAGAAAGACTTCCTACATCCATGTGCTGCAGTGATGGTGTCAGAAAACCCTTGTGCTGCTTTCTACAGAAAAGAAACTGAAAAGAGTACCCAGCATATTTCTGTCATTCCCATGGAAAGCAGCTATACTAGGCAACTTTGAAGATCAGATGATTGTTTGCTTGCATCCCTTGGAAAATCTCTGCTGACGAAAGGGATTTTGTGAGCAAAGCAGGATTTTTATGCTGCCCccatcctgctgcagccccaaataccgttggaggtctgcagtgggaaaggggaatTAGTGAAAATCACACACCCTTTCAATCAGTGGACATTTTCTGTTAGATGCAACCCTGTAAATCTGATAAATGTGGCTCCTGCCTCACATTCCAAGAAAGAGGGCAGTGCCATTGGCTGCAGAAACTAGTGGTTGGCAGGTGATtctcaccttgaaacagccagaggaacaggcttccctgaGATAAATGTGGCtcctttggttgatggtaattgtgaatATGGCAGTCCATGTGCTACGGAGTGAGTACCACTGTGTTAGAGAAACACAAATCCAAAGTCCCGTTGGGATGCAGAGCTAAGTTCTTTGGATTGTCTTCAGTGTCTTTAACTTTTGTTATGTACTCAAAAACTCACTAGTAAATTTCTTTACCTATATTGATTTTTCAGGAAGATCGCTTGAAGATTGATGTAATTGACTGGCTGGTATTTGATCCTGCTCAGAGAGCTGAAGCACTTAAGCAAAGCAATGCTATCATGAGGAAGTTCTTGGGTACTGCAGTATTATTAATcaacttttaaatttttaattaaaatatgagGAAAGCATGATTAATCTTGAAAGGAGTAATTTTAATCATTACGCTTACCTATTGTGATTACTGGTTTTCTTGAACATTATGTTTTGCAGCATCTAAGAAACATGAAGCAGCAAAAGATGTGTTCATAAAAATACCACAGGACTCTATAGCGGAAATATACAACCAGTGGGAGGAGCAAGGAATGGATAGTCCCCTTCCAGCTGAAGACGACAACGCTATTAGAGAGCATTTGTGTATCAGAGCATACCTGGTAAGATTCAGCTATTAAATTCCAAAAAATGGTTCATAGAAGTCTCGCCCCTCAGAACCGGAATGTGCTCTGTTCATAGtgcagatcttttttttaaaattgttttaaggcTGAAAACTTTCTGGTGCTGAGCTTTGGCACATGTTAAGCCTGGGTAAGCAGTCAGGGCTCCAGTTAAGATTTTTAATAATTGATTGACTTTGTTTTGATAAGTATATTTGAAATATCTCCTCTTAAATTTGCTGTAGTGTTGAGGTTAGTACAAATAGCTTTATGTTCGGAAATCAGTGTCAGCACTCCATTGGCGCACATCTTCTATATTTTAAATACTTCTGTAGATAACTACATGAAAATGTCTGTTTATTTCCAATCTGATTTAGGAAGCTCATGAAGCCTTCAACGAGTGGTTTAAACACATGAGCTCAGTGCCACAAGCGCCTGGCCAGCTTTCACAAGCCAGTTTCACTGAGAAAGTAGCCCATGAACTTAAGGAGAAGAAGTATGAGGTAAGTAGACATGAAAATAAGCTCTTGAAGTATTATTTGCTGCTGTATAATGTTGAAATACAACTTTTGTCCCGATTAACAGCCCAATTCTGAGGGCCTCTAGAGTGGTAGTGGCCGGTCTCCTACATGATAGCCGTAGTACTGGTCAGATCCCTATGGACATCCCACAGGGGATTACACAGTAATTGCAGTTCATATGAAGTTAGAAAACATTCTGTAGCTTAATTGTAAATTTGGATTTGGCTTAACTGGCAGTGATTAACAGCAAGGTTAATTGGCAGCTGCAGTCAGATAGCCAGTTACAGCCATTCACTCATCTGCTCTTTATTTTGCACAATTGTTTAGCCTATTGTCTGCTGAAGGTTGCTTTAGGTAACTAGAGCCTGAGTTCTCATTCAGGCAATTGCATAACTGTAATCGTTTAATTTAGAGTGTCAGCCACTGTAATAAGGAAACGGTAGGATGTTGTGCTGCTTACCGTTTCTGGATGGGTTCATTTCGGTTTTTCTTTTTCAGGTAGATTATGGAGTGTGGAAAGGTCTCTTGGATGCACTTACAGCTGATGTGAAAGAAAAAATGTATAATGTCTTACTGTTTGTGGATGGAGGCTGGATGGTTGATGTCAGAGAGGTATAGTGTATTGTCTCAAAGAGACATTTAAAAACTGCTCTTATCCAGTACTAAAGAACAGCAGTGCTTCCTCTGCTAACACACAGCTGCATTTGCTTGACATTGTGTGCCCCCATCTAGGATTGTCTGCTGGCTCTATAATGCTTGTTCTGTTGTAAATGTAGGAAAACCAACAATGGGAATACTTCCTGTGCAAAAAGCTATGAAAAGAGAGGGCTATCAAGAAGTAACTTCATAGTAACCATGAATCATGTTGCTTTTAAAAGCAGCAATTGCTGCCCTTCGTTGCTTCTCTAAAAGACCAAATTTGAGTATTGAAAAGCCTCTTAATTATGGTTTGCTTTTTGTAATCAAGTTAAGTTGAAGTAGGTGCAAAGTTATAGCATGACTCGTGCTAGTGtgctttattatttttaagtgTGTATGTATATGCTCCCACATGGATTTTAAATAATAGGATGCAATAGGCTGTAATTGTCAATTGCAAATAAAAAATTATAGAggcctttttttttgcttaaaactaacattactttttaaaatcaaggATGCTGAAGATGACCCTGAGCGTACTCATCAAATGATCATGCTGCGAAAACTCTGCTTGCCGATGATGTGCTTCCTCCTTCATACAGTATTGTACAGAACAGGGCAGTATCAGGAAGATCTAAAGCTTGCTGACTTGATTGCATCAGAACGGCACAAACTCTACATGGTAAGTTAATTCATGAGAGGTCAGAGATCCCTCTGGGTTCATAATAGAAATTCAAAAGCTGCTCTGCTAGGTTGATCTTTGGTTGTTTAGTtacaagaatttatttatttatttatttttagtaagGTGCTTGAGCTGGTAGTGGCTTCAGGCCATTTGGGAGGAGACTGATTAcctagacccatttcaatctggattcaggctTGGGTTTGGGTTGGAAACTTCCTTTGTTGCCTTGATTGATGATCTTCACCTGGAGAGTGATGGGGGGAGTTTGCAGGGTTCCGTCTTGTTCCTTGTGCTGTTTAATAGCTACCTGAAACTATCAGAGAAATCCCAAGGCCCAGATTCATGGGTTATCATGGATGAATATCATCGCTCTTTCTTAATTTGATTCTCATGCTGTACTTGTCAACAAAGACTACCTTGCCTGCAGTTTATCAGTTACCGTACATCTCAGTTATATCTGAAATTAAGCAAAACTTATCTctgtctttccctctccctccaggTATTTACTAAGGATGAACTCCGAAAGCTGCTACAGAAGATGAGGGAGTCTTCCCTCATGCTTTTGGATCAGGGTTTGGATCCCCTTGGATATGAAGTTCAGTCTTAGTTCTCCCATAACATAAACAGTTTTGAATGGGGGTGTGAGTTAACCTTACACATGATATGGAAACATTATTTTGAAATATGTTTTGGTGCTCTTAAAATGGAAGACTTGTGTTTGAATTTTTGTATACATAAATGAAAGCTGTATTTCAATAAAACGACAAATCTTTGTTtaatataaaaatacattttgtgCTTACATGAGCAAATTGACTCACTTCTTATACAagcagggaacccacaaggacttgtggggatcGCTTCATTTTCTCCTGCATTCCCTgcctcacactatttcctctttctctattCCTGGCATACCCTATaccttctcccctttccttgcttccttctatCCTTCCCACTGTGTCCTTCATCTTCAGTTTTACTTATTttgcttatttcatttatatcccacctttctccccaacgaggatacaaagcagcttacatcatcttcgtctcttccattttatcctcacaacaactctgtgaggtagattaggctgagctaGAGTCACTGGACcggggtcatccagcaagcttccatggcagtgtggggatttaaacctggctctcccaaatCCTTGACTGAtatactctaaccattacaccacactggctgtctgcttTCCCACTTTTTCTGctcctgggaaaagtctggccaagttgcaaaagTCACGTGGTAGCAAGTTATTCAGCTGCATTGTTTGGAGGTCCCTGCCAGCCTGCACAAGTTGTGTGGCGGCTGCAACTCGTCTCAAGTGAGTTGTGCGGCATCAAGttgtagccatcaccacacctgGGTGAACTGtgcaagttgcatggtagcaagttgcccagtggttgctgctgggtttggccccaatgagttctccagggcaggaaggagaggagCAGGGGTGGGCTGAGGGGCCAAAGTAGCcgtggaaagggccctgcccctctaCCTTTTACTTACAGAAACCAATGTTGGCAAGCTTTAAGCTCTAATCCCCGTTGCTGCGGTGGAGGATGCTGGGAGCTGATCTGGACTCAGAGCTGCTCCCAGttaccagatttttctgcaaacccagggagtaccccaagtttgcagacgAATCTGTTTAGTGCCGGTGTGGTCCCAATCTGCAGGTTTAGGTATCCACAGGTATCACACGTCACTATTATATAGATATCACAGCGAATGTCACAGTGCCAAACTCATGTCAGTTGGCGCTCACCTCTTTCAAGGCAAATAATGATTGTTATTAATTTTGGGGTTGCAGTCAACACAAGATTTTCTGTCCTTCGCTTATTGATGCTGTGTTATATGAGGCTGCACAGTGAGGGAAGAGGGATGGCTTTGTTGTTCTCCGCTGTCTCTTTTAGACTGAAGACATCTTGAGCTGGTGATGCTATCCCCTTGCTAGGTTTGCCATGTTCTATGGCATCCTAACAAGCACTGGGTTTGCAGTTGCCCTTGCTCAAGCCATGATGCCTCCTCACTTGCCAGGAGCTTCAGTGCTGAGTGGAAGAGGGGGGCCTTCCTGATCTTCAgggtgccgggggtgggggtcagtATTGCCCAGCAAGATTGCAGCTCATCTGAGGATGACTTGGCAGCTGCCTAGTCAGTCCTGCCGTGCTCTGCCAGTGCTGGTTCTGC
It contains:
- the NUP107 gene encoding nuclear pore complex protein Nup107; protein product: MDRNDFQNVSSPQEVTRPIRKHSSQKKASVLASLDESLSGMITRSPMVHRTPGLMPFSFSPQSRSAMKAPNVSTILGTGLKSSYLMQTPGNLGSMSALDDSDWTTAFTPPHSVVFANLDYSAAEDVTKSAVLLNEDDPGEAATRSMYSDFLQSLLKHTSTTVFELVDDYEEICTSQVNILQKIVYRATPGKQKFSRTASVLWLLKQEMVTWRLLSSMYRDRIQSALEDESIFDIAVINASEKTAVNNLFQRDLLVRQSQLVVDWLESIAKDVVGDFSDNIEFYAKSVYWENTLHFLKQRRLSTLSGSSRPIVTELDPDAPIRQKLPLDDLDREDDARLLKFLFTLIRAGMTDEAQRLCKRCGQAWRAATLEGWKLYHDPNVNGGKELEPVEGNPYRCIWKTSCWRLAEKEQFDKYERAIYAALSGNLKQLLPVCDTWEDTVWAYFRVMVDTLVEQEIRTSVMNTEETEELPREFLQTNWTLEKVFEELQATDKKRVLEENQEHYHVIQKFVILGNVDGLMDEFNRWLSKDRNVLPGHLLRFMTHLILFFRTMGLQTKEEVAVNVLKTYIQWLICEKHTDLIAFYVSHLPQDVGIAQYAVFLEDVTETEQRHHCLELAKEAGLEVATITKTVVENICKKDANEFTHHDLAIDSGTTEEDRLKIDVIDWLVFDPAQRAEALKQSNAIMRKFLASKKHEAAKDVFIKIPQDSIAEIYNQWEEQGMDSPLPAEDDNAIREHLCIRAYLEAHEAFNEWFKHMSSVPQAPGQLSQASFTEKVAHELKEKKYEVDYGVWKGLLDALTADVKEKMYNVLLFVDGGWMVDVREDAEDDPERTHQMIMLRKLCLPMMCFLLHTVLYRTGQYQEDLKLADLIASERHKLYMVFTKDELRKLLQKMRESSLMLLDQGLDPLGYEVQS